A genomic stretch from Pseudomonas mendocina includes:
- the gcvT gene encoding glycine cleavage system aminomethyltransferase GcvT — MGQRTALYNLHIVMGAKMVDFGGWDMPLHYGSQVEEHHQVRRDCGVFDVSHMTVVDVTGAQAKAYLQNLLANDVAKLQEPGKALYSAMLNEQGGVIDDLIVYLTDFGYRLVVNASTREKDLAWMRLHSVDFDVELRERRDLAILAIQGPHARVKTVELLTQTQSALIQSLNPFEGRSDGEWFIARTGYTGEDGLEIMLPATEVEDFFNELVGAGIPTIGLGARDTLRLEAGMNLYGQDMDERVTPLQSNMAWTIAWEPQERTFIGRDALLKQKEAGVDSKLVGLVLEERGVLRAHQVVRIDGVGEGEITSGSFSPTLGKAIALARVPVGTCDRAEVEIRGKWFPVRVVKPTFVRHGKTLI; from the coding sequence ATGGGACAGCGAACAGCACTCTATAACTTGCATATTGTTATGGGTGCGAAGATGGTCGACTTCGGCGGTTGGGATATGCCGTTGCACTATGGGTCGCAAGTTGAGGAGCACCATCAAGTCCGCCGTGATTGCGGCGTATTTGACGTCTCCCATATGACCGTTGTGGATGTCACCGGCGCTCAGGCCAAAGCCTATTTGCAAAACTTGTTAGCCAATGATGTCGCAAAGCTGCAGGAACCTGGCAAGGCGCTCTACAGCGCCATGCTTAACGAGCAGGGCGGGGTCATTGATGATCTGATCGTTTACCTGACCGATTTTGGCTACCGCCTGGTGGTTAATGCCTCCACGCGGGAGAAAGACCTGGCCTGGATGCGCTTGCACAGCGTTGATTTTGATGTGGAGCTGCGTGAGCGTCGTGACTTGGCCATTCTGGCTATTCAAGGCCCCCATGCGCGGGTCAAAACAGTTGAGCTGTTAACGCAGACCCAATCCGCGCTGATTCAGTCCCTCAATCCGTTCGAAGGTCGCTCCGATGGCGAGTGGTTTATCGCCCGTACCGGCTACACCGGCGAAGATGGTTTGGAAATCATGCTGCCCGCGACAGAGGTTGAAGATTTCTTCAACGAACTGGTTGGGGCGGGCATTCCTACCATCGGTCTTGGCGCTCGGGACACGCTGCGCCTTGAAGCGGGTATGAACCTCTACGGACAGGACATGGATGAGCGGGTCACGCCGCTGCAATCGAATATGGCCTGGACGATTGCTTGGGAGCCTCAGGAGCGCACCTTTATTGGTCGCGATGCTCTGTTGAAACAGAAAGAGGCCGGTGTCGACAGCAAGCTTGTAGGCTTGGTGTTGGAGGAGCGCGGTGTGCTGCGCGCCCATCAAGTGGTACGGATTGATGGGGTTGGCGAAGGTGAAATCACCAGTGGCAGTTTTTCGCCTACGCTTGGTAAAGCGATTGCATTGGCGCGCGTGCCGGTTGGAACCTGCGACCGTGCTGAAGTGGAAATTCGCGGCAAGTGGTTCCCGGTACGTGTGGTGAAGCCTACATTTGTCCGTCATGGCAAGACGCTGATTTGA
- a CDS encoding iron ABC transporter permease — protein sequence MAHPAQRRWYPFAFIAALLVLLPISVLLLSWHDIDTKIWTHLWDTQMPRLMGNTVTLLVGVGIGVTVLGVSLAWLTSLCEFPGRRWLDWALMLPFAIPAYVLAFVFVGLLDFSGPVQTLAREWFGTGIRFPRVRSTAGVIIVLVLVFYPYVYLLARNAFLAQGKGLMEAARVLGLSPWRAFWRVALPMARPAIGAGLALAMMETLADFGAVAVFNFDTFTNAIYKTWYGFYSLNSAAQLASLLLLAVMLVLYGERRARGAVRPTNERPRGKALYHLRGIKAWAASGWCGLVFACGFVIPLLQLLVWFWQRGRFDLDERYQELILHTLYLGGMAALITVSVALLLAFCNRLTPTRLMRSSVGVANLGYALPGSMLAVAIMLVFSYLDRELVIPLSGWLGGAGKPLLLGSLGALILAYLIRFMAVAYGPLENSLARIRPSLPEASRSLGVGGVTLFLRVYLPLLVPGVLTAALLVFVDVLKEMPATLLMRPFGWDTLAVRVFEMTSEGEWARASLPALTLVMVGLLPVILLIRRSARRIG from the coding sequence GTGGCCCATCCTGCTCAGCGTCGTTGGTACCCCTTCGCCTTTATAGCGGCGTTGTTGGTTCTGTTGCCGATCAGTGTGCTTTTGCTCAGTTGGCACGACATCGACACTAAAATCTGGACCCATCTATGGGACACCCAGATGCCCCGGCTTATGGGCAATACCGTCACTCTACTGGTTGGGGTGGGTATTGGCGTCACGGTGTTGGGCGTCAGCCTGGCGTGGTTGACCAGTCTGTGTGAGTTTCCAGGCAGACGCTGGTTGGACTGGGCGCTGATGCTGCCGTTTGCTATTCCTGCCTATGTGCTGGCCTTTGTATTTGTCGGCTTGCTGGATTTTTCCGGCCCGGTCCAGACGCTGGCGCGAGAGTGGTTTGGGACGGGCATACGTTTCCCCAGAGTGCGATCCACTGCAGGGGTCATTATTGTCTTGGTGCTGGTGTTTTACCCGTACGTGTATCTGCTGGCGCGCAATGCTTTCCTGGCTCAAGGTAAGGGCCTTATGGAGGCGGCTCGGGTACTGGGGCTGAGCCCGTGGCGTGCATTTTGGCGCGTAGCGCTGCCTATGGCGCGCCCAGCCATTGGCGCCGGTCTGGCACTGGCGATGATGGAGACGTTGGCGGACTTCGGTGCGGTGGCGGTGTTCAACTTCGACACCTTCACCAATGCCATTTACAAAACCTGGTATGGCTTTTACAGCCTCAATAGCGCCGCGCAACTGGCCAGTCTGCTACTGCTGGCAGTGATGCTGGTGCTGTATGGGGAACGCCGTGCCCGTGGTGCTGTTCGCCCCACCAATGAACGCCCAAGGGGTAAGGCGCTTTATCACTTGCGCGGCATCAAGGCCTGGGCTGCTAGTGGTTGGTGTGGTCTGGTCTTTGCCTGCGGTTTCGTGATTCCGCTACTGCAATTGCTGGTGTGGTTCTGGCAGCGTGGCCGCTTCGATCTGGACGAGCGCTACCAAGAGCTGATCCTACATACGCTCTATCTCGGCGGGATGGCAGCACTGATCACGGTCAGTGTGGCGCTGCTTTTAGCCTTCTGTAACCGCCTGACCCCAACCCGTTTGATGCGTTCATCGGTGGGTGTGGCAAATCTGGGTTACGCCTTGCCCGGTTCGATGCTGGCAGTCGCCATCATGTTGGTATTCAGTTATTTGGACCGCGAACTGGTCATACCGCTTTCCGGTTGGTTGGGCGGCGCAGGCAAGCCCTTGCTGCTGGGCAGCCTTGGTGCGCTGATTCTGGCTTATTTGATTCGTTTCATGGCCGTTGCCTACGGGCCGTTGGAAAACAGCCTGGCGCGGATTCGCCCTTCGTTGCCTGAGGCGTCCCGCAGTTTAGGTGTGGGCGGGGTCACGCTGTTCTTGCGGGTTTACCTGCCTTTGCTGGTTCCGGGTGTGCTGACAGCTGCATTGTTAGTGTTTGTGGACGTGCTTAAGGAAATGCCGGCAACCCTGTTAATGCGACCGTTCGGCTGGGACACCTTAGCTGTTCGGGTATTCGAAATGACCAGTGAGGGAGAGTGGGCCAGGGCCTCATTGCCTGCGTTGACCTTGGTTATGGTGGGTTTGTTGCCGGTGATCCTGCTGATCCGGCGTTCAGCACGTCGGATTGGATAA
- a CDS encoding extracellular solute-binding protein: MSASKRLLAALTLSTLAGTVQASEEVVIYSSRIDDLIKPVFDEYTKQTGVKVKFITDKEAPLIARLKAEGENTPADILITVDAGNLWQAEQEGILRPIKSEVIEANIPPQYRSSTNSWTGLSLRARTIFYSTERVQPSELSTYEALADANWEGRLCLRTSKKVYNQSLTATLIETHGAEKTEEIIKGWVNNLATDVFSDDTQLLQAIDAGQCDVGITNTYYYGRLHKQNPDLKVKPFWANQGDRGTHVNLAGAGVTKYAPHAEAAQKLLEWMTTPPAQSIFAGVNQEFPANPNVPFSDEVKSWGEFKADSIAIEVAGKRQAEAIMLMDRAGWN; this comes from the coding sequence ATGTCGGCAAGCAAACGCCTTTTAGCTGCACTTACCCTGTCCACACTTGCTGGAACAGTTCAGGCCTCCGAAGAAGTCGTGATCTACTCCTCGCGCATTGATGATCTGATCAAGCCGGTATTTGATGAGTACACCAAACAGACCGGCGTGAAGGTCAAGTTCATCACTGACAAAGAAGCTCCGCTGATTGCTCGTCTGAAGGCTGAAGGCGAGAACACGCCAGCTGACATCCTGATCACCGTTGATGCCGGTAACCTGTGGCAGGCTGAGCAGGAAGGCATTTTGCGTCCGATCAAATCTGAAGTGATTGAGGCCAATATTCCGCCGCAATATCGCTCCAGCACCAATAGCTGGACCGGTTTGTCACTGCGCGCGCGCACCATTTTCTACTCCACTGAGCGCGTTCAGCCCAGCGAACTGTCTACCTATGAAGCGCTGGCGGATGCCAACTGGGAAGGTCGCCTGTGCCTGCGGACCAGTAAGAAGGTTTACAACCAATCGCTGACTGCCACCCTGATTGAAACCCATGGCGCAGAAAAGACTGAAGAAATCATTAAGGGCTGGGTCAACAACCTGGCCACTGATGTGTTTTCGGATGACACCCAGCTGCTGCAAGCGATTGACGCCGGGCAGTGTGACGTAGGCATTACCAACACCTACTACTATGGCCGTCTGCACAAGCAGAACCCAGACCTGAAAGTGAAGCCGTTTTGGGCTAACCAGGGTGATCGTGGTACTCACGTGAACCTGGCAGGTGCTGGTGTGACCAAGTACGCACCCCACGCCGAAGCTGCTCAGAAGTTGCTGGAGTGGATGACCACCCCGCCAGCACAAAGTATTTTTGCCGGGGTAAACCAAGAGTTCCCGGCCAACCCGAACGTGCCATTCTCGGACGAAGTGAAGTCCTGGGGCGAGTTCAAGGCTGACAGCATTGCCATTGAAGTGGCGGGCAAGCGTCAGGCTGAAGCCATTATGTTGATGGACAGAGCAGGCTGGAACTGA
- a CDS encoding acyl-CoA synthetase, translated as MHNVNPYEFGMPREAANFQALSPLSFLERAANVYPQRLAVVNGALRQTWGQTYTRCIRLASALSKRGIGLGDTVAVVAPNGPAMFEAHFGIPMCGAVLNAINTRLDAEAIAFILQHGEAKVVLVDKEFGELVQRATSHLPKRPLIVGIDDPEYQGGQLIGQMTYEELVQEGDEDYPWQMPADEWQAISLNYTSGTTGNPKGVVYHHRGAHLNSLSNGLCWDMNRFPVYLWTLPMFHCNGWCFPWAMAAYVGVNVCLRHVRADAIYSAIAEHKVDHFCGAPIVLNMLANADDNLKALKTQPVKVLTAGAAPPASVIEAMEALDFKVTHVYGLTETYGPSVACEWKTEWDAETPEKRARLKSRQGVRAALLEGLMVADPDTMQPVPKDGQTIGEIMMRGNIVMKGYLKNPSATAEAFEGGWFHSGDLAVWHEDGYVEIKDRSKDIIISGGENISSIEVEDALYRHPLILEAAVVAMPHARWGETPCAFVTCKPGAVLSEKEVIEFCQQHIARYKVPGCVVFTELPKTSTGKVQKFVLREMARELAQQTSVA; from the coding sequence ATGCACAACGTAAACCCCTACGAATTTGGTATGCCTCGCGAAGCGGCCAACTTTCAGGCCCTGAGCCCTCTGAGTTTCCTGGAGCGCGCAGCCAATGTTTATCCACAACGCCTGGCCGTGGTGAACGGTGCCCTGCGTCAGACCTGGGGGCAGACCTACACGCGCTGCATCCGTCTGGCTTCTGCACTGTCTAAACGCGGCATTGGCTTGGGGGACACCGTTGCAGTGGTCGCGCCAAACGGCCCGGCTATGTTCGAAGCCCATTTCGGTATTCCGATGTGCGGCGCGGTCCTGAACGCCATTAACACCCGTCTGGACGCCGAGGCGATTGCCTTCATCCTTCAACACGGTGAAGCCAAGGTTGTGCTCGTAGACAAGGAATTTGGTGAGCTGGTTCAGCGTGCGACCAGTCACCTGCCTAAGCGTCCGCTGATTGTTGGTATTGATGATCCTGAGTACCAGGGCGGCCAGCTGATCGGCCAGATGACCTACGAAGAATTGGTCCAAGAAGGTGACGAGGATTACCCGTGGCAGATGCCTGCCGACGAGTGGCAAGCGATTTCCCTCAACTACACCTCCGGCACTACCGGCAACCCGAAAGGTGTGGTTTATCACCACCGTGGTGCGCACCTGAACTCATTGTCCAATGGCCTGTGCTGGGACATGAACCGTTTTCCGGTGTATCTGTGGACACTGCCGATGTTCCACTGCAACGGCTGGTGCTTCCCGTGGGCGATGGCTGCCTATGTCGGGGTGAACGTGTGCTTGCGTCATGTGCGCGCCGATGCGATTTACTCCGCCATTGCTGAGCATAAGGTCGACCACTTCTGTGGTGCGCCGATTGTGCTGAACATGCTGGCCAATGCTGACGACAATCTTAAAGCGCTCAAAACTCAGCCCGTGAAAGTGCTGACGGCTGGCGCTGCGCCACCCGCTTCGGTCATTGAGGCCATGGAAGCCCTGGATTTCAAAGTGACTCACGTCTACGGCCTGACTGAAACCTATGGCCCGAGCGTGGCCTGCGAGTGGAAGACCGAGTGGGATGCTGAGACCCCGGAAAAACGTGCCCGCTTGAAGTCCCGTCAGGGCGTTCGTGCGGCATTGCTGGAAGGGCTGATGGTGGCAGATCCGGATACGATGCAGCCGGTGCCAAAGGATGGTCAGACCATCGGCGAAATCATGATGCGCGGCAATATCGTGATGAAGGGCTACCTGAAGAATCCGAGCGCGACGGCAGAAGCATTTGAAGGTGGCTGGTTCCATTCCGGCGACTTGGCCGTATGGCATGAAGACGGCTACGTCGAGATTAAGGATCGCTCGAAGGACATCATCATTTCCGGTGGTGAGAATATCTCTTCAATCGAAGTTGAAGATGCTCTGTACCGTCATCCGCTGATTTTGGAAGCCGCCGTTGTGGCCATGCCACATGCGCGCTGGGGTGAAACGCCGTGTGCGTTCGTAACCTGTAAGCCAGGGGCAGTGCTCAGTGAAAAAGAAGTGATTGAGTTCTGCCAGCAGCACATCGCCCGGTATAAGGTTCCAGGTTGCGTGGTGTTCACCGAACTGCCGAAAACCAGCACGGGCAAAGTGCAGAAGTTTGTTCTGCGTGAGATGGCCAGAGAGCTGGCACAGCAGACGTCAGTAGCCTGA
- a CDS encoding beta-ketoacyl synthase, whose product MTSRLPVIVGFGGYNAAGRSSFHHGFRRTVLESMDSLARQQTLAGLAQMMKLVTVVDGEYRDENDQPVTLAEIDSRYAEQILAGTLVRRLEAQHLDPDAAFWQKNISISPSEGSSISFVTQRKQLPEPLPENWSVQELNASEVQVTLHDSCDFKVNSYRPLAVKSAGQLPTGFEPAEHYNSRFHPRGLAMTVVGVTDALRSVGIEWQQIAQQLAPDQVAVFAGSVMSQLDDNGYAGMMQSRLKGGRVTAKQLALGLNTMPADFINAYVLGSVGTTGSITGACATFLYNLQKGVEQIASGKARLVIVGNSEAPLTQECIEGYGAMGALATEDGLRQIEGKDDVDFRRASRPFGENCGFTLAEACQFVVLMDDELALQLGADIHGAVTDVFINADGFKKSISAPGPGNYLTVAKAVASAVQILGIDAVRERSFVHAHGSSTPANRVTESEILDRVASAFDISNWPVTAAKAFVGHSLATASGDQLISALGSFKYGIIPGIKTIDAVADDVFQDHLSISTQDRTLQPQQLDACFINSKGFGGNNASAVVLAPHVAERMLRKRHGEAAFADYVTRREVTRAAAQAYDEKALKGQLDVIYNFGNDMINDKEIEISQEQIKVPGFEQPLVYSKDSRYSDMID is encoded by the coding sequence GTGACCTCTCGCCTGCCTGTAATTGTTGGTTTTGGTGGATATAACGCTGCAGGGCGCAGCTCCTTCCACCATGGTTTCCGCCGTACCGTGCTGGAATCCATGGACAGCCTTGCGCGTCAGCAGACGTTGGCCGGTCTTGCCCAGATGATGAAACTGGTGACCGTTGTGGATGGCGAATACCGCGACGAGAACGACCAGCCGGTAACGCTTGCTGAAATCGACAGCCGCTATGCCGAACAAATTCTGGCAGGCACCCTGGTACGTCGCCTTGAAGCTCAACACCTCGATCCTGATGCGGCCTTCTGGCAAAAAAACATCAGCATCAGCCCCAGCGAAGGCAGCTCGATTAGCTTTGTCACTCAGCGCAAGCAACTGCCTGAACCGCTGCCGGAAAACTGGTCGGTTCAAGAGCTAAACGCCAGCGAAGTTCAGGTCACCCTGCATGACAGCTGCGACTTCAAGGTCAACAGCTACCGCCCGCTTGCAGTGAAATCCGCCGGTCAATTGCCGACCGGTTTCGAACCTGCCGAACATTACAACTCCCGCTTCCACCCGCGCGGTCTGGCTATGACCGTGGTCGGCGTCACAGATGCCCTGCGCTCGGTAGGTATCGAGTGGCAGCAGATCGCTCAGCAGCTTGCCCCTGATCAAGTCGCCGTATTCGCTGGCAGCGTTATGAGCCAGCTGGACGATAACGGCTACGCAGGCATGATGCAGTCGCGCCTCAAAGGTGGGCGTGTCACCGCGAAACAACTCGCCTTGGGCCTGAACACCATGCCCGCGGACTTTATCAACGCCTACGTGCTGGGCAGCGTCGGCACCACCGGTAGCATCACCGGCGCCTGCGCCACCTTCCTGTACAACCTGCAGAAAGGTGTTGAGCAGATTGCCAGTGGCAAGGCTCGTTTGGTTATCGTCGGTAACAGTGAAGCGCCGCTGACTCAGGAATGCATCGAAGGCTATGGCGCCATGGGCGCACTGGCCACTGAAGATGGCCTGCGCCAGATCGAAGGCAAAGACGATGTGGACTTCCGCCGCGCCAGCCGCCCGTTCGGTGAGAACTGCGGTTTCACCCTGGCCGAAGCCTGCCAGTTTGTCGTGCTGATGGATGACGAACTGGCCCTGCAACTGGGTGCCGACATCCACGGTGCGGTGACGGATGTGTTCATCAACGCCGACGGCTTCAAAAAATCCATTTCCGCCCCTGGCCCAGGTAACTACCTGACCGTGGCCAAGGCCGTTGCCAGTGCCGTGCAAATTCTTGGCATTGACGCTGTGCGCGAGCGCAGCTTCGTCCACGCCCACGGTTCGAGCACCCCGGCTAACCGCGTAACTGAATCGGAAATCCTTGATCGCGTTGCCAGCGCCTTCGATATCAGTAACTGGCCAGTAACCGCTGCCAAGGCATTCGTCGGCCACTCCCTGGCCACTGCCAGCGGAGATCAACTGATCTCAGCACTGGGTAGTTTCAAGTACGGCATCATCCCCGGCATCAAGACCATTGATGCGGTGGCGGATGATGTGTTCCAGGATCACCTGAGCATCTCCACTCAGGATCGCACGTTGCAACCGCAGCAGCTGGATGCCTGCTTTATCAACTCCAAAGGCTTTGGCGGCAACAACGCCAGCGCCGTAGTACTGGCTCCGCACGTGGCTGAGCGCATGCTGCGCAAACGTCATGGTGAAGCAGCCTTTGCCGATTACGTGACCCGCCGCGAAGTCACCCGCGCAGCAGCGCAGGCTTATGACGAAAAAGCCCTCAAAGGCCAGCTGGATGTGATCTACAACTTCGGCAATGACATGATCAACGATAAAGAAATCGAGATCAGTCAGGAGCAAATCAAGGTCCCAGGCTTCGAGCAGCCGCTGGTGTACAGCAAAGACAGCCGCTACAGCGACATGATCGACTGA
- the cysQ gene encoding 3'(2'),5'-bisphosphate nucleotidase CysQ: MSALVALVREAGAAILPFWRADVEVLEKADASPVTAADMAAHHILDAGLRALLPDVPVLSEEAADITLGERQQWQRWWLVDPLDGTKEFISGSDEFTVNIALIEQGRVVFGVVGVPATGRCYYGGAGLGAFVCEAAGEPQAILVREAPAEAFTLVASKRHSSPQQESLLQGLAERFGELKLANIGSSLKFCLLAEGQADCYPRLAPTSQWDTAAAQGVLEGAGGEVLTLQGETLTYEARESLLNPYFLALPASAAWRSDLIALARCLA, encoded by the coding sequence GTGAGTGCGCTGGTGGCGCTGGTGCGCGAGGCGGGGGCTGCGATCCTGCCGTTTTGGCGTGCAGACGTAGAGGTGCTGGAAAAGGCCGATGCTTCACCCGTGACCGCTGCAGATATGGCAGCCCACCACATTCTCGACGCCGGGCTGCGTGCATTACTGCCAGACGTGCCGGTGCTGTCAGAGGAGGCGGCGGACATTACCCTCGGCGAACGTCAGCAATGGCAGCGCTGGTGGCTGGTCGACCCGCTGGACGGCACCAAGGAGTTTATTTCCGGCTCTGACGAGTTCACCGTAAATATTGCTCTGATCGAGCAGGGGCGCGTGGTCTTTGGCGTGGTTGGCGTTCCAGCCACTGGTCGCTGCTATTACGGTGGTGCTGGTCTTGGCGCATTTGTTTGTGAGGCCGCTGGCGAGCCACAGGCGATCTTGGTGCGTGAAGCTCCGGCAGAAGCCTTCACTCTGGTGGCCAGTAAGCGTCACTCCAGCCCGCAACAAGAAAGCCTGCTTCAAGGTCTCGCCGAACGCTTTGGCGAGCTGAAGTTAGCCAATATAGGCAGCTCCCTTAAGTTCTGTCTGCTGGCTGAGGGCCAAGCTGATTGCTACCCACGGTTGGCTCCGACATCCCAGTGGGATACAGCGGCAGCGCAAGGTGTGCTTGAGGGCGCAGGCGGTGAGGTGCTGACCTTGCAAGGTGAAACGCTGACCTATGAAGCCCGCGAGTCGCTGCTTAATCCTTACTTTTTGGCGTTGCCTGCATCGGCTGCATGGCGCTCGGATCTGATTGCACTGGCCCGTTGTTTGGCCTGA
- the nudE gene encoding ADP compounds hydrolase NudE — protein MRQKPTVLAREIVASSRLFRVEELQLRFSNGVERTYERLVGKGSGYGAVMVVAMADAEHALLVEEYCGGTDDYQLSLPKGLIEPGEDVLDAANRELKEEAGFGARHLELIAELSLSPGYMSQKIQVVLASDLYEERLPGDEPEPMGLDRVNLRDLAELVQHPQFTEGRALAALYLVRDLLTKRGSFSL, from the coding sequence ATGCGCCAGAAGCCCACAGTCCTTGCCCGTGAAATTGTTGCCAGCAGCCGTTTATTTCGGGTTGAAGAGCTGCAACTGCGTTTCAGCAATGGCGTGGAGCGCACCTATGAGCGCCTCGTGGGTAAGGGGAGCGGTTATGGTGCGGTGATGGTGGTGGCCATGGCCGACGCCGAGCATGCCCTGCTGGTTGAGGAGTATTGCGGTGGCACGGACGACTACCAACTGTCGCTGCCTAAAGGGCTGATTGAGCCGGGTGAGGATGTGCTGGACGCTGCCAACCGTGAGCTGAAAGAGGAGGCAGGCTTTGGCGCACGCCATCTCGAGCTTATTGCCGAGCTGAGCCTGTCACCGGGCTATATGAGTCAGAAAATCCAGGTGGTGCTGGCCTCGGACCTGTATGAAGAGCGTTTGCCGGGCGATGAGCCGGAGCCAATGGGCTTGGATCGGGTTAACCTGCGCGACCTCGCCGAGTTGGTACAACACCCTCAATTCACGGAGGGGCGCGCACTGGCCGCGCTGTACCTAGTGCGCGATCTGCTGACTAAACGTGGGAGCTTCAGCCTGTGA
- the yrfG gene encoding GMP/IMP nucleotidase — translation MPALPWNDIDTVLLDMDGTLLDLHFDNHFWLEHLPQRYAEHHGISRELADAELMPLFREHAGKLTWYCTDFWSRELNLSIRDLKREVAHLIALRPDADTFLAAIRNAGKKVVLITNAHRDSLSLKMERVELAPFFDRLISSHDYGFPKEDQQFWHALQADFAFEPGRSLFIDDSLPILRSAGQYGVAHLLAIRQPDSRGALKATEEFDAVEDYRQLISGL, via the coding sequence ATGCCTGCTTTGCCTTGGAATGACATAGACACCGTCCTGCTGGATATGGACGGCACCTTGCTTGATCTGCATTTCGACAACCACTTCTGGCTGGAACACCTACCCCAGCGCTATGCAGAACATCACGGTATCAGCCGCGAGCTTGCCGATGCAGAACTGATGCCGCTGTTCCGTGAGCATGCAGGCAAGCTGACTTGGTATTGCACCGACTTCTGGAGCCGGGAACTCAACCTGTCGATTCGCGACCTCAAACGCGAAGTGGCGCACCTCATCGCACTGCGCCCTGACGCAGACACCTTCCTCGCTGCCATCCGCAACGCGGGCAAGAAGGTCGTACTCATCACCAACGCGCACCGGGATTCACTGTCACTGAAGATGGAGCGGGTTGAGCTGGCACCTTTCTTTGACCGCCTGATCAGCTCCCACGACTACGGTTTCCCCAAAGAGGACCAACAGTTCTGGCATGCCCTACAGGCCGACTTTGCGTTTGAGCCCGGCCGCAGCCTGTTCATTGATGACAGCCTGCCGATTCTGCGCAGCGCGGGACAATATGGCGTTGCACACCTACTCGCCATCCGCCAACCGGATAGCCGTGGTGCGTTAAAGGCAACAGAAGAATTTGATGCAGTAGAAGACTACCGCCAACTGATTAGCGGTTTATAA
- the lysM gene encoding peptidoglycan-binding protein LysM: MSLFSFVKEAGTKLWESLVGQEAQAAESLTEHVKQVGLGNPNIQVSVEGEKVIAKGEVATQEEKEKILLALGNVAGVSEVEDQITVATPAAAARFVTVKKGDTLSAIAKAEYGNANLYPKIFEANKPMLTHPDKIYPGQVLRIPE; the protein is encoded by the coding sequence ATGAGTCTGTTCTCATTTGTTAAAGAAGCAGGTACCAAGCTGTGGGAGTCGTTGGTAGGGCAGGAGGCACAAGCCGCCGAGTCGCTGACTGAGCACGTGAAGCAGGTTGGTCTGGGTAACCCGAACATCCAAGTCAGCGTTGAAGGGGAGAAGGTAATCGCCAAGGGCGAAGTGGCCACTCAGGAGGAGAAGGAGAAGATCCTGCTGGCGCTTGGTAACGTGGCTGGCGTGTCTGAAGTGGAAGACCAGATCACCGTGGCCACTCCGGCTGCAGCTGCTCGCTTTGTCACCGTGAAGAAGGGCGACACCTTGAGCGCGATTGCCAAGGCTGAGTACGGTAATGCCAACCTGTATCCGAAAATTTTCGAAGCGAACAAGCCGATGCTGACTCACCCGGACAAAATCTATCCGGGCCAGGTCCTGCGCATTCCTGAGTAA
- a CDS encoding LysR family transcriptional regulator encodes MDIKQLKFLIALDETRHFGQAAARCHITQPTLSMRLRQLEDELGFELVRRGQRFEGFSPEGERILAWARSVMAAHDGLHAEAAACRGQLIGTLRLGVVPLAGVDPMLLVQAFAQEHSGLNFRLFSLSSERILEGLQSNQLDLGISYLDRLDREHFDSIELAETRMGLLYDQRHFQFEQASITWDKLAELPLGLLTSGMHFRQSIDHNFRSRGLSPSARLETDAVHQLLQAVNAGLCCAIMPMNSGLHEITRHQALLPIEDAHTLSPLGLIIRKSEPRSALAAACFEEGRRFSKA; translated from the coding sequence ATGGATATCAAGCAACTGAAGTTTCTAATCGCGCTGGATGAAACCCGGCATTTCGGCCAAGCCGCCGCCCGCTGCCACATCACCCAACCGACGCTGTCCATGCGCCTGCGCCAACTTGAAGACGAACTCGGTTTTGAACTGGTGCGTCGGGGGCAGCGTTTCGAAGGATTCAGCCCTGAAGGTGAACGCATTCTGGCTTGGGCCCGCAGCGTCATGGCGGCCCACGACGGCCTGCATGCAGAGGCAGCAGCCTGCCGGGGTCAACTGATCGGCACCCTGCGCCTGGGTGTTGTGCCCTTGGCGGGTGTTGACCCGATGTTACTCGTGCAAGCATTCGCCCAAGAACACAGCGGCCTGAACTTTCGCCTGTTTTCCCTGAGCAGTGAGCGCATCCTGGAAGGGCTGCAAAGCAACCAACTGGATTTGGGCATTTCCTACCTGGACCGGTTGGACCGTGAACACTTCGACAGCATCGAGCTGGCTGAAACCCGCATGGGCCTGCTGTATGACCAGCGACACTTTCAGTTTGAACAGGCGTCCATTACTTGGGACAAGTTGGCAGAGCTGCCGCTGGGGCTCCTGACCAGTGGCATGCACTTTCGTCAGTCCATTGATCACAACTTCCGCTCTCGCGGCCTGAGCCCTTCTGCCAGGCTGGAAACAGACGCTGTGCACCAGCTTTTACAGGCCGTTAACGCCGGTCTGTGCTGCGCCATCATGCCCATGAACAGTGGCCTGCACGAGATCACCCGGCATCAGGCGCTGCTCCCTATTGAGGATGCCCACACCCTCTCTCCACTGGGCCTGATCATTCGCAAAAGCGAACCTCGTTCCGCCCTAGCCGCCGCCTGTTTTGAAGAGGGGCGCCGCTTTTCAAAGGCATAA